Proteins encoded by one window of Chryseobacterium aquaeductus:
- a CDS encoding M23 family metallopeptidase, translated as MKQFLRSNKKVNILIGGLLLIVFAQSIFIANLFSKRDDKNYEVNLVKINTEKDSVDYLKMKTDLSLVDQTLGQLNSFLKSKDIKNEKLMVLDNDSISNSIYLAKQSNRYSQYLMDLQKKLMQVPLGMPSEGYISSNFGIRKNPIPLKTVYASVKPTAELKPTVVAAAPKPEVKAEPVEKIIELTDSYGNKREVKVMVTPKAKVETSATLPANSSTKTVATTTSKVPEKNNPPAEADQMQFHKGLDIAVPFGSDVIATAAGTVIFSGQKGGYGNCVIVSHGNGLATLYGHLSKLVAKPNDKVKVGQVIAKSGNSGRSTGPHLHYEVHKNNAPVNPKLFMNL; from the coding sequence ATGAAGCAATTTTTAAGAAGCAATAAGAAGGTAAACATTCTGATCGGTGGACTTTTACTTATCGTTTTTGCACAAAGTATTTTTATCGCCAACTTATTTTCGAAAAGAGACGATAAAAATTATGAAGTTAATCTGGTAAAAATAAACACCGAAAAAGACAGTGTAGATTACCTGAAAATGAAGACAGACCTAAGTTTAGTAGACCAAACACTGGGACAGCTCAATTCATTTTTAAAATCTAAAGACATTAAGAACGAGAAACTGATGGTTCTTGATAATGACAGTATCTCAAACTCAATTTATCTGGCAAAACAATCTAACAGATATAGCCAATACCTGATGGATTTACAGAAAAAGCTGATGCAAGTTCCTTTGGGAATGCCGAGCGAAGGCTATATTTCATCCAATTTCGGAATCAGAAAAAACCCGATTCCACTCAAAACAGTGTATGCATCTGTAAAACCAACTGCAGAACTGAAACCAACCGTTGTAGCAGCTGCACCGAAACCTGAAGTAAAAGCAGAACCCGTTGAAAAAATCATTGAACTGACTGACAGTTACGGTAACAAGCGTGAGGTAAAAGTTATGGTAACGCCAAAAGCTAAAGTAGAAACTTCGGCAACTTTACCGGCAAATTCTTCAACGAAAACCGTGGCAACTACAACTTCAAAAGTACCTGAGAAAAACAATCCACCCGCTGAAGCAGACCAAATGCAGTTTCATAAAGGTTTAGACATTGCCGTTCCGTTTGGTTCTGATGTAATTGCTACCGCTGCCGGAACAGTAATATTCTCAGGACAAAAAGGTGGTTACGGAAACTGTGTAATCGTTTCTCACGGAAATGGTTTGGCAACGCTTTACGGACATTTATCTAAATTAGTTGCGAAGCCCAATGATAAAGTAAAAGTAGGACAGGTCATTGCAAAATCTGGTAATTCCGGACGTTCTACAGGACCGCATTTGCATTATGAAGTGCACAAAAACAATGCTCCGGTGAATCCGAAGTTGTTTATGAATTTGTAA
- a CDS encoding NAD(P)-dependent oxidoreductase has product MNKKVAVIGATGFVGKQVVNELSNRGYEVNAIARDSSKVDVKNNVNAISADVNNVEEFAKVLEGNDAVINTFNPGWTNPNLYEDFLNGSKNIEKAVEQSGIKRFITVGGAGSLFIDGNQVVDGPDFPADIKPGATAARDYLNVIKQNNTLEWTFFSPAIEMHPGTAGIRTGKYRTALESPVFDENGRSILSVEDVAVALVDELEQNNHIRERFTAAY; this is encoded by the coding sequence ATGAACAAAAAAGTAGCAGTAATCGGAGCCACAGGTTTTGTAGGAAAACAAGTCGTTAACGAATTATCAAATAGAGGTTATGAAGTGAATGCCATTGCAAGAGACAGCTCGAAAGTTGATGTCAAAAACAATGTAAATGCAATCAGTGCAGATGTCAACAATGTGGAAGAGTTTGCAAAAGTTTTAGAAGGAAATGATGCTGTAATCAATACCTTCAATCCGGGATGGACAAACCCAAATCTTTATGAGGATTTCCTAAATGGAAGTAAAAATATTGAGAAAGCGGTAGAGCAATCTGGTATTAAAAGATTTATTACCGTTGGTGGAGCTGGAAGTTTATTTATTGATGGAAATCAAGTGGTTGACGGACCGGATTTTCCTGCAGATATAAAACCGGGAGCAACTGCTGCAAGAGATTATTTAAATGTTATCAAACAAAACAACACATTAGAATGGACGTTTTTCAGCCCCGCAATCGAAATGCATCCCGGAACAGCAGGAATCAGAACCGGAAAATACAGAACGGCTTTAGAATCGCCTGTTTTTGATGAAAACGGAAGAAGTATTCTTTCTGTCGAAGATGTTGCCGTTGCTTTAGTTGATGAACTCGAACAGAACAACCATATTCGTGAGCGTTTTACAGCTGCTTACTAG